From the Deinococcus gobiensis I-0 genome, the window ACCCACCCGGAGAGGCCCTCCCCCCTCCCCCACCCCAGATGGCGTCCCACACGCTTCCTGCACTAAACTCGGCCCATGCGCCTTTCCGCCACCGACGTGTACGCCTTTCAGGCGCTGGGCTTCCTGGGGCTACAGGACGCCGGGCGCTGGGTCGCCAGCGAGGAGATCAGCGAGGCGACGGGCATCCACCGGCCCTACCTCGTGCGGATTCTCGCGGCGCTTTCGGCCAAGGGCGTCGTCAAGAGCAAGAAGGGCATCGGCGGGGGCTACGCGCTGGCGCGCAAGCCGCAGCTCATCTCACTGTGCGAGGTCGTGCGGGCCATCGACGGCCCCGTGGCGCCGCTGTCGTGCATCAGCCTGAACTGGCACGAGGCCTGCCCCGAGGAGGGCCGCTGCCACGTACGCGCCACCGTATATACCCGCATGCGCGACGCCATGCTGGCCGTGTTGCAGGAGTTCAGCGTGGACGACCTCGTGCAGGATGCCCGGCAGGGCGTGGGCTACGGCCACTGCCTGGGACACCTGCTCAAGCCGGGGGCCTAGGCGGCCCTCGCCCCCGGCGGCGTCCTCGCCCGGCCCGCCTACTCGCCCAGCGCCTGCCCGTTGAGCGTGAGTCGCCCGTCCGTGAGCTTCAGCTCGGTCGAGAGCTGACCGCCCGCCTCGCGCACGTAGCCTCCGCCCACCAGACCTTCGAGGGTCTGGGTGAGGTCGCCCGCGCCGCCCCCCAGCGCCGCCAGGTCCTCGATCGCCTGCCGGGGCGCGCGGCCTTCGAGGCGGAGGTCGAGCAGGCCCATCAGGGCGGCGGGCACGGCGGCCATCCTGCGCAGGTCCTCGGCGCCCCCCTGCGCGAGCTGCTCGGCCAGCCGCTGCGCCGAGGCCTCGCCGGTCAGGACGATCTCGCCGCCCGGCTCGGTGACGCTCAGGCGGTCCAGCGTGAGTTTCGGGCTGCCCCGCAGCAGCGCCAGCCCGGCCGCCTCCAGTTCCCTGGTCTGCGCGTCGGTCAGGTCCGGCGTCGCCCCGGCGCGCGCGCCGTTCTGGACCTCACGCGACACGGCGAGAAGCCGCTGCAGCGCCGCGCGGTCGAGGTGGCGCAGGCCGAGGTCGAGCTGCACGTTCTTCAGGTCGGTCCCGGCCACCTTCACCTCGGCCACGCCGTACTTCAGCGCCGCGTCGTAGAAGTCGCCGCTCCGGGTGGTCTGCGACGCCACCTTCAGGCCGCCGAGAGAGACCTCCTGATCCTCTCCCGAGAAACTGAGGCGGTCGGCCGTGAAGGCCATGTCGCCCGTACCGAGCTGGTCGTCCGGGCCGCTGCGCTGCGTGGTGCCCGCGAGCCTGAAGCCGCTGAAGTCCGCCTTTCCCTCCGGGCCGGCCGAGGTCAGGCCGGGCCAGCCCAGGTCGGTGCTCGTGCGCCCGCCCTCCACCCGCACGGTGCCGCCCAGCGCCTTCCAGGTCACCGTCTGGCCCTCCTGGGTCGTCTGCCCCTGCGGCACGGTCACGCGGCTCTCGGTGCTGCCGGCCAGCCCCACCAGGGTATGGATCGCCGGTTTCTCGCCGGGAAACAGCTTCTCGTACTCGGCCTGCATGCCGGCGTCGGCAAAGCGGAAGGTGGTGTCTACCGTGGCCTGCCCCACGCCACGCAGTCCTGGCAGCGGCCCGTGCCGGATGTGATTGGTGATGAGCAGGGTCAGAGGTCGGCCTGAATCCGAAGGCGTCTCCTTGAGGGTCAGGGTCAGGGTCTGGGTGCTGTCGGTCAGGCCCTTGCGGTAGCCGGTCTCGCTCAGGGTGGCGACCCCCGACGAATTGACCTGCGCGGCCAGTCCCCGGCCGAAGTCCTGGGTGATGGCCTGCGCGCGCCCCGAAAAGACGGCGGTGGCCCCGGCATAGGCCCCGACCAGCAGGGCGGCCCCGAGCGCCAGGGCGGGCCAGGGCGAACGGCGGCGGGCGGCGCGGCGGGTGCGGAGAGGATTGGGCTGCGTCATCTGGATAGGACCTCCTGAGTCGGGAATGAAGCAGAGGTGAGAACTGTCTCCTGCAGGGTACGGCCCCGGCGCCGGGAGCGTTCCCTCGTTTGCGGCACGCCCCCCGCGCCCCGCTTATCCAGACAATCTCCCCTGTCTCCAGGGACGATGGAGGCCTGCGCCCTTGTGCCGGGCAACCCGATAGTTTACCTTTCTGGTCAATGATTGCGCCCGCCCCTGCCCCGTGTCCGTGCTGCCGACGCCGTCATCTGCCCTGACACCGCTGCACCCCGAACTTTCGCGCCGGAGGCGACCCCCATGTCCG encodes:
- a CDS encoding Rrf2 family transcriptional regulator — translated: MRLSATDVYAFQALGFLGLQDAGRWVASEEISEATGIHRPYLVRILAALSAKGVVKSKKGIGGGYALARKPQLISLCEVVRAIDGPVAPLSCISLNWHEACPEEGRCHVRATVYTRMRDAMLAVLQEFSVDDLVQDARQGVGYGHCLGHLLKPGA
- a CDS encoding YdgA family protein; its protein translation is MTQPNPLRTRRAARRRSPWPALALGAALLVGAYAGATAVFSGRAQAITQDFGRGLAAQVNSSGVATLSETGYRKGLTDSTQTLTLTLKETPSDSGRPLTLLITNHIRHGPLPGLRGVGQATVDTTFRFADAGMQAEYEKLFPGEKPAIHTLVGLAGSTESRVTVPQGQTTQEGQTVTWKALGGTVRVEGGRTSTDLGWPGLTSAGPEGKADFSGFRLAGTTQRSGPDDQLGTGDMAFTADRLSFSGEDQEVSLGGLKVASQTTRSGDFYDAALKYGVAEVKVAGTDLKNVQLDLGLRHLDRAALQRLLAVSREVQNGARAGATPDLTDAQTRELEAAGLALLRGSPKLTLDRLSVTEPGGEIVLTGEASAQRLAEQLAQGGAEDLRRMAAVPAALMGLLDLRLEGRAPRQAIEDLAALGGGAGDLTQTLEGLVGGGYVREAGGQLSTELKLTDGRLTLNGQALGE